DNA from Solanum stenotomum isolate F172 chromosome 3, ASM1918654v1, whole genome shotgun sequence:
TAATgtaaatcccattatgtaggaagGTCCTACTAATCCCATTATgatgagggtcctgctagtctaaatctcattatataGGAGGGTcgtgctaatcccattatgtagtaGGGTCCTTGATGTAATTCTCACAAGAAGAACTACAATCTAATGCGGAAATCAAAGACCAAAAGTAAAGATAAATAGATAGACATTaaaagaggaaacaaaaagCAACCAAAGGGTATATTAAACCCAATGACCTCGATTCGTTGATCCTACAATAAGCACCTAACTTTTACCATGACCTCAAGGGAAGCGATATCTCAAGCAACCAACGTTTTTAACAAAAGGCAACACAAGCTTAACCAAGCTCTCAACACTCAAACATAAGTTTTCAgtttttaacatcaaaataatcTAAGTCTAAAAAGGAAACCTAACCAGCTATTTATAGAGTTTAGGATAAAAGGCCCAAAAATGACCCGAAAGACAAAAGGGCGAGCCAAGTCGGGCTCACCTAGTCacttggcgatgcgccgacCTGGTCGGTGAGCTTCTCTGCCATTGTTCAGTCCCTAGACAAGTTTTGTAACATTAGGCGATGTGCCAAGTGGAGCCTGCTCGCCGAAAGGGACTTCTTGAGCAATTTTCAAGGCATGAAAGTCCTCGCTTGTCATCAATACCATCTCTAGCACCTCCATCTTCATGAATAGCCCTTGCATCTTTTGAAGGTCTTGAGCTTGGCTTCTAGTAAATGGCCTCAATGTAATCCATTTTATATCATTCTCTTcttcttgaaaagaatttgTTCTCAAATTGGATGGATCATTATCTATCGCAGTTGGAAAAGGTGACAGGTCGCACATATTGAAAGTGTTATGCACTTGGTATTCCAGAGGAAGGGCAACCTTGTAGGCATTGTGATTGAGTCGCTCCAACACTGGAAATGGTCCATCACCCCTCGTCATCATCTTTGTCTTGCGATGGGTGGTAAATCGCTCCTTGCGAAAATGTACCCACACCAAGTCACCAGGTTCAAACACGATCCTCTTACGACCTTTGTTAGCCCTTTTGGATACATCTTGGTTCTTCTTCTCTAAGTGCAACCGCACCTTTTCATGAAGCTTCTTCATGGCTTCTGCTCGCTTACTCCCATCTAAGCTTAACACAACATCTTGAGAGAGAGGAGTGAGATTGGGAGTCTACCCCACAATTCTTTCCAAAAGTCACTAAGGAACTTAGGACCCCTATCACTTACAATGGTTTGAGGAATTCCATGCAATTTAACAACAAGCTCAACAAACAAAGATGCTACATTGGGAGCATCATCACATTTATGACATGGAATGAAATGAGCCATCTTTGAAAAtcgatcaacaacaacaaagatgCTATCTTTACCTCTTTTGGTCATTGGCAAACCATAAGCGAAGTCCATTGAAATATCAAGCCAAGACCATTGAGTGGTGGGGAGGGCATAGGGAAGGAGGCGCGACTTAGCACGTCGACATTCAACAATTGACCACAAATTCGAACAATATCTTTATGCATTTTAGGCTAATAAAATTGTTCCTCGAGAATTCCCTAATTTTGTTAataccaaaatgacccattaaACCCCCATCGTGTACCTCCCTTACAAATAGTTCTCTCTAGGAGCTCATAGGCACACAAAGTCTCTTGCCTTTGAACAAGAAACCATCAAACTTGGAATAGGGAGTAGAAGGCCTATCCCTCGTCCATCTTTCCCTCTCCCATTCCTCACAATCTTTGAAGATTTCAGCAAACACGGGATCCTTGGGATATTGGCCTTCAAACATTCAAAGCCAATCAATTTAGAAGACAAAGTCTTTATCAAAACATGTTTTCTAGACAAGGCATCGGCCACCACATTTTCCTTTCCCTTTTTGAATTATATTACATAAGGGAAAGTTTCAAAAAATTCAATCCATTTGGCGTGCCTCTTGTTCAACTTTCCTTGGGCCCTAATATGCTTTAGGGACTCATGGTCAGTCCTAATGACAAATTCTTTGGGCCACAAGTAGTGTTGCCAATTACCCAAAGCCCTAATCAAGGCATACAACTCAAGGTCATAAATGGAATAATTCAAAGTAGCACCTTTTAGCTTTTCACTAAAATAAGCAATGGGCTATTGGTCTTGCATTAAGACGGCTTCGATGCCTACTTTACTAGCATCACATTCCCCTTCAAACGTTTTATCAAAATCAAGTATTTGCAATAAAGGAGCGGAACTAAGCATTGGATTTTAAAGACTCAAAAGCCTTGGCTTGTTCCTCTCCGCACTTAAAAGGTTTATAGTTTCGGATTACCTCTGTCAATGGGGCTGCAATGGCACTAAAACCTTTGACAAATCGCCTATAAAAACTGGCCAGCCCATGAAAGCTTCGAATATCACTAAGAATTCTTAATAACATCAATTTTAGACTCGTCAACTTCAACCCCTCTTGAACTCACAACAAAACCTAAGAAGGCAACCTCATTAACATAAAATGAACACTTATCAAGATTATCACAAAGTTGTTCCTTCCTAAGCAAATCAAACACACATCTCAAATGCTCAACATGATCATGCATAGTCTTGCTATAAATGAagatatcatcaaaatagaCAGCCATAAATTTCCCTATAAAGGGTTTCATCACATGATTTATGAGACGCATAAAGGTACTAGGAGCATTAGTGAGACTAAATGGCATCACCAACCATTCATATAGACCAAACTTGGTCTTGAATGCGGTTTTCCATTCATCACCAGGGTTCATCCAGATTTGATGATAACCACTCCTAAGATCAATCTTTGAAAACACACAAGAGCCATTCAATTCATCAAGCATATCATCTAACCTAGGAATAGGATGACGTTACTTTACCATAATTTTGTTGATGGCTTGGCAATCGACACATATGTGCCATGTTCCATCTTTCTTTGGAACCAATAGGACCGGCACGACACATGGACTCATGCACTCCTTCACATAGCCTTTGTTAAGTAGTTCCTCAACTAGCCTTTGTAGCTCCTTGGTGTCCTCCGGATTGCTTCGATAAGCCAGCTTGTTTGGCAATTGTGATCCTGGCACAAAATCAATTTGGTGCTCAATTCCCCGAAGAGGGGGCAATCCTCTTGGAAGCTCCTTTGGGAAGACATCCTCATATTCCTgtaaaagaaaggaaataaaattgGGAAGAGAATAATGAGATTGGTTAGTTTGTAGCACATGATCCCTATGTGTAATAAGGATCAAATAACTTCTGGATTCAATTTCCTCCCTTATCTCCTTGTAATTGGCCAACAACACTTGGCCCTTTCCTTTCAACTTCCTTCTTTCCTCCTCTTCTTGACTCTCGGCCTCTACATGTTCCTTTTCACACTTCGTCTTTTCCTTTGAATCACTCATCCTTTTATGTATATCATTGACTTGAGAGGGGGTCATAGGATGAAGAACATACTCATGATCATTCAACACAAGTGAATACTTGTTTGTTCTCCCAACGTGTTTGATTGAATGATCATGTTGCCAAGGCCTCGCGAGTAGCACATGACAAGCTTGCATTGGGACCACATCACATAGGACCTCATCTTGATATTTCCCAATCTTAAACTTGATCATCACTTGTCGATGCACCCTCAATTCTCCACACTCACTCAGCCATTGAAGTTTGTAAGGTGTAGCATGCTTAGTAGTAGGAAGCTTTAAGAATTCCACTAATGCAGTACTAGCAATATTTGCACAACTCCCGCTTTCAATGATTAAGGAACACAAATTATCCTTGATGAAACATTTGGAGTGAAATATATTCTCCCTTTGGCTTGGATCATCCAAGGACTTACTAATCATTGCTCGCCTCACCAGATATAGAGGAGCGACATTCTCTCCTTTTTGACACAAAGATCCGGTTCATCTTCCCCATCTTTGAACTCATCCTCTTTTTGAGGATCTTCTTCACCACTATATTCTTGCTCCCTTTCTTCACTAAGATATATTTCCCCTCCTTGAAGTAGAGCAATCAATCGATTGGGACATTTATGCATTATATGACCCCATCCCCTACATTTGTGACATTGAATACTTTTAGGGAACTTGGTTGGGTCAGTGATACCTTTGTCTCTATGCGGGTACCTTGGAGTGTTTCATTCGAAGGGCTTTTTCTCATAAGGCTTCTTAACATCCGAACCCTTATTCCAACCCGATGATGTTTGAGCTCCCCCTTTGTTCTTCCTCTAAGAATTGGAAGATGAAGTCTTATACTTAGCCACCTTCTCCTCCTTGAATTCTATCTCTATCTCATGGGCGGCTTCAAAAGCATCATTCAAAGTAGTAAACCTATGAAGGGTCATCTTAGAAGAAATCTCTTTGTTCAACTACCTTGAAGCGAATCACAGCATGCTCTTCAATTTCTCTATATTCCAACTTCATGACTATGTTTTGGAACTCGTCATGATAGGCTTCAACACTTTTGCTTCCTTGCCTCAAGTTATAAAATTTGGCAAGTAATCCTTGGTGGTATCTTTCTGGCACATAGTTGTCACACCACAACCCTAGGTAAGGcggacaagtaccatatgaacacatgatTTACAAGTGACCCATGATTAAAAAGTAAACTACTATGCATATAGATTTACTGAGGAGAAGGTTCAGATACAACACATATTGACTAGCTGGATCAatacatgtgacaagtgaaactatgaatacaGATGATAGCATTAaaatgtctacaaagcctctactggAATCCATGATTGTACCACTATGAAATACACATAATAAAGACTCGGCaaagccccgaatcaacctagagctcaccaacaaccactgagtatcatgtgcttctattggggagatctactagttgagtaccTGTACCTGTAACATAAAATGCAGCATCCCCaataagggacgtcagtacgaaagaatgtactgaatatgtaaggcataatacaaccacatgtaaaatgagagctcaagtgaaaccaaatagcaatagataaggattagagaccacctttgcttatacttgtggaatcgtgtatgttacatttttttctttacttttcttagcattaaaatatttataagacatatgatacaaatgaccagctgatcaacggtagaagaggatgacccattttaggtattttaacccctgggatgctgtcttcataattccacaaattgggatcggcccatgctagcatttcacccctgagctgccaccctcttataccaattgggatcggcccatgctagccTTTCTCCcagagctgccacccttctataccaattgggatcaaCCAATGTTACGCATTTGCCCCTAGGCttccacc
Protein-coding regions in this window:
- the LOC125859049 gene encoding uncharacterized protein LOC125859049, encoding MHKCPNRLIALLQGGEIYLSEEREQEYSGEEDPQKEDEFKDGEDEPDLCVKKERMSLLYICGSCANIASTALVEFLKLPTTKHATPYKLQWLSECGELRVHRQVMIKFKIGKYQDEVLCDVVPMQACHVLLARPWQHDHSIKHVGRTNKYSLVLNDHEYVLHPMTPSQVNDIHKRMSDSKEKTKCEKEHVEAESQEEEERRKLKGKGQVLLANYKEIREEIESRSYLILITHRDHEYEDVFPKELPRGLPPLRGIEHQIDFVPGSQLPNKLAYRSNPEDTKELQRLVEELLNKGYVKECMSPCVVPVLLVPKKDGTWHICVDCQAINKIMIDLRSGYHQIWMNPGDEWKTAFKTKFGLYEWLVMPFSLTNAPSTFMRLINHVMKPFIGKFMAVYFDDIFIYSKTMHDHVEHLRCVFDLLRKEQLCDNLDKCSFYVNEVAFLGFVVSSRGVEVDESKIDVIKNS